One Halalkalicoccus sp. NIPERK01 DNA window includes the following coding sequences:
- a CDS encoding YihY/virulence factor BrkB family protein has translation MNRRMGSAIGVGRDVVAEVQENEATFLAASIAYYAFVSLIPLLLFSFVAVSAIGGQELANQIVGRTSDFLAPAGQEAIEGAITGEAGRGGATLAGSVVLLWSALKLFRGLDTAFSIVYDSGLDKSIVAQIVNALIVFLSILLAVVGMLVLGTLFALLPAIPFVGYVTPLFVLVALSVVFLPMYYFMPDVDELTIRDAIPGAVLAGTGWAALHSLFGLYASNAGQYEAYGVVGGILLLLTWLYIGGVLIILGAVLNSVLMTRDNDTDDGGEETGETTGPLSGERSETEEARAASDSPREPSPDIGADAEEATDSTRTAHDEAGTGKRGPAPDVVGLQDEIRSLRTDLDSFRADVEDRTVDKDAVESDLKKYVRKRIRRGHATGWGPYLVLLYGTAMTIGAFIFLTGGWAIAAMLVLWLSTLGLYVLMVLVGTGLGVLGFPGRVNDAIRNWRGD, from the coding sequence GTGAATCGCCGCATGGGGAGCGCCATCGGTGTCGGCCGCGACGTCGTCGCGGAGGTGCAGGAGAACGAAGCGACGTTCCTGGCGGCGAGTATCGCGTACTACGCGTTCGTTTCGCTCATCCCGCTGTTGCTGTTCAGCTTCGTCGCCGTGAGCGCGATCGGCGGGCAGGAACTCGCCAACCAGATCGTCGGCCGGACGAGCGACTTCCTCGCCCCCGCGGGTCAGGAGGCGATCGAGGGGGCGATCACCGGCGAGGCCGGCCGCGGCGGGGCGACGCTCGCCGGCTCGGTCGTCCTGCTGTGGAGCGCGCTGAAGCTCTTTCGGGGCCTCGATACGGCCTTCTCGATCGTCTACGACTCGGGGCTCGACAAGTCGATCGTCGCCCAGATCGTCAACGCGCTGATCGTCTTCCTCTCGATCCTGCTGGCGGTGGTGGGGATGCTCGTCCTCGGGACCCTCTTCGCGCTCCTCCCCGCGATCCCCTTCGTCGGCTACGTCACCCCGTTGTTCGTCCTCGTCGCCCTCTCGGTCGTCTTCCTCCCGATGTACTACTTCATGCCCGACGTCGACGAACTGACGATCCGCGACGCGATCCCGGGTGCCGTCCTCGCCGGTACGGGCTGGGCGGCGCTGCACTCGCTGTTCGGGCTGTACGCCTCGAACGCCGGCCAGTACGAGGCCTACGGCGTGGTCGGCGGGATCCTGCTGTTGCTCACGTGGCTCTACATCGGCGGCGTTCTCATCATCCTCGGTGCGGTACTCAACTCAGTACTCATGACCCGCGACAACGACACGGACGACGGAGGCGAAGAGACAGGCGAAACCACCGGGCCGCTGTCGGGCGAGCGCTCGGAGACGGAGGAGGCGCGTGCGGCGAGCGACTCCCCCCGAGAACCCAGCCCCGACATCGGGGCGGACGCCGAGGAGGCGACCGACTCGACGCGGACGGCCCACGACGAGGCCGGAACCGGAAAACGCGGGCCCGCACCCGACGTCGTCGGCCTCCAGGACGAGATCCGTTCCCTGAGAACGGACCTCGACAGCTTTCGGGCCGACGTCGAGGACCGCACCGTCGACAAGGACGCGGTCGAATCCGACCTGAAGAAGTACGTCAGAAAGCGGATCCGTCGGGGTCACGCCACCGGCTGGGGGCCGTATCTCGTCCTGCTGTACGGGACCGCGATGACCATCGGGGCCTTCATCTTCCTCACCGGCGGGTGGGCCATCGCCGCCATGCTCGTCCTCTGGCTCTCGACGCTCGGGTTGTACGTGCTGATGGTGCTGGTCGGCACCGGACTCGGCGTGCTCGGCTTCCCCGGCCGGGTCAACGACGCCATCCGCAACTGGCGCGGGGACTGA
- the glnA gene encoding type I glutamate--ammonia ligase, whose amino-acid sequence MANGNITSEEQSVLERIDEEDVKFLRLQFTDITGTVKNVAIPASQAEKAFDEGIWFDGSSIEGFVRIQESDMRLEPDPATFEVLPWRSNGDDDYASARLICDVVNTDGTRFAGGPRQVLKRVLDRANDMGYTVSIGPEPEFFLFKTDEEGNATTVPHDSGGYFDLAPKDLASDVRRDIIFALEEMGFEIEASHHEVAEGQHEINFKYEDALAAADNIATFCTVVRAVAAQNDLHATFMPKPIAEINGSGMHTHISLFDEDGNAFADDDDEFNLSEVAYQFMGGILNHAEAFAAVTNPTVNSYKRLVPGYEAPVYIAWSDVNRSALIRVPDAAGASSRFEVRNPDPSCNPYLALAAIIGSGLHGIETNADPGSPVREDIYEFDDAKREEYGITTLPPDLEAAVDALEADEVVTDALGEHVTGKFIEAKRADYADYRTHVSSWEIEKYLEKF is encoded by the coding sequence ATGGCAAACGGAAACATTACATCTGAAGAACAATCGGTGCTCGAGCGCATCGACGAGGAGGACGTCAAGTTCCTCCGCCTGCAGTTCACGGACATCACCGGCACGGTCAAGAACGTCGCGATCCCCGCGAGCCAGGCCGAGAAGGCCTTCGACGAGGGGATCTGGTTCGACGGCTCCTCGATCGAGGGATTCGTCCGGATCCAGGAGTCGGACATGCGCCTCGAACCCGACCCGGCGACGTTCGAGGTCCTCCCGTGGCGGTCGAACGGCGACGACGACTACGCCAGCGCGCGCCTGATCTGTGACGTCGTCAACACCGACGGCACCCGCTTTGCGGGCGGCCCGCGTCAGGTCCTCAAGCGCGTCCTCGACAGGGCGAACGACATGGGCTACACCGTCTCGATCGGCCCCGAACCCGAGTTCTTCCTCTTCAAGACCGACGAGGAGGGCAACGCGACGACGGTGCCCCACGACTCGGGCGGGTACTTCGACCTCGCGCCGAAGGACCTCGCGAGCGACGTGCGCCGGGACATCATCTTCGCGCTGGAGGAGATGGGCTTCGAGATCGAAGCCAGCCACCACGAGGTCGCGGAGGGCCAACACGAGATCAACTTCAAGTACGAGGACGCGCTCGCGGCGGCGGACAACATCGCCACGTTCTGCACCGTGGTCCGTGCGGTCGCCGCACAGAACGACCTGCACGCGACGTTCATGCCCAAGCCGATCGCCGAGATCAACGGCTCGGGGATGCACACCCATATCTCGCTGTTCGACGAGGACGGCAACGCCTTCGCCGACGACGACGACGAGTTCAACCTCTCGGAGGTCGCCTACCAGTTCATGGGCGGCATCCTGAACCACGCGGAGGCGTTCGCCGCGGTCACCAACCCGACGGTGAACTCCTACAAGCGCCTCGTCCCCGGCTACGAGGCCCCCGTCTACATCGCGTGGTCGGACGTCAACCGCTCTGCGCTCATCCGCGTGCCCGACGCCGCGGGCGCGAGTTCGCGCTTCGAAGTCCGCAACCCCGACCCGTCGTGTAACCCCTACCTGGCGCTCGCGGCGATCATCGGTTCGGGCCTCCACGGCATCGAGACCAACGCGGACCCCGGCTCCCCAGTGAGGGAAGACATCTACGAGTTCGACGACGCCAAACGCGAGGAGTACGGCATCACGACGCTGCCGCCGGACCTCGAGGCCGCGGTCGACGCGCTCGAAGCCGACGAGGTCGTCACCGACGCGCTCGGCGAGCACGTCACCGGGAAGTTCATCGAGGCCAAACGCGCCGACTACGCCGACTACCGAACCCACGTCAGCAGTTGGGAGATCGAGAAGTACCTCGAGAAGTTCTAG
- the lrp gene encoding HTH-type transcriptional regulator Lrp codes for MTYENLDSKLVNALLDDGRASLRSLAEDLDVSVTTISNHLSDLEEEGAITGYTPKIDYGMLGYDVTAILQLKVEGNALPDVTDRLEESDRMISVYEVTGDHDIIAIAKFEDTDAMNDGIKSLLVDPDIRESNTSVVLNAPVENRQFPLDIEE; via the coding sequence ATGACGTACGAAAATCTAGACTCGAAGTTGGTGAACGCGCTGCTGGACGACGGCCGGGCGAGCCTGCGGAGCCTCGCGGAGGACCTCGACGTCTCGGTGACGACCATCTCCAATCACCTCTCGGACCTCGAGGAGGAGGGCGCGATCACCGGCTACACCCCGAAGATCGACTACGGGATGCTCGGCTACGACGTCACCGCGATCCTCCAACTCAAGGTCGAGGGCAACGCGCTGCCGGACGTGACCGACCGCCTCGAGGAGTCCGACCGGATGATCAGCGTCTACGAGGTCACCGGCGATCACGACATCATCGCGATCGCGAAGTTCGAGGACACCGACGCGATGAACGACGGGATCAAGTCCCTCCTGGTCGACCCCGACATCCGCGAATCGAACACCAGCGTCGTGCTGAACGCCCCCGTCGAGAACCGCCAGTTCCCCCTCGACATCGAGGAGTAG